From Pedococcus aerophilus, one genomic window encodes:
- a CDS encoding TOBE domain-containing protein: MPQLRIKDAATFLGVSDDTVRRWVDSGALVAETDEAGRKVVDGYQVALLARDQAHTATDPSTVGRSARNRFVGLVTDIKTDTVMAQVELQCGPFRVVSLMSSEAVRDLGLELGSVAIAVVKSTTVIVETPQGAS; this comes from the coding sequence ATGCCGCAGCTACGGATCAAGGATGCCGCCACCTTTCTTGGGGTGAGCGATGACACCGTGCGCCGCTGGGTCGACAGCGGCGCCCTCGTCGCCGAGACCGACGAGGCCGGGCGCAAGGTCGTCGACGGCTACCAGGTGGCCCTGCTGGCCCGCGACCAGGCGCACACCGCGACCGATCCGTCCACGGTGGGCCGGTCGGCGCGCAACCGCTTCGTCGGACTCGTCACCGACATCAAGACCGACACGGTGATGGCCCAGGTCGAGCTGCAGTGCGGACCGTTCCGCGTCGTCTCGCTGATGAGCAGCGAGGCCGTCCGCGACCTCGGTCTCGAGCTCGGTTCGGTCGCCATCGCCGTCGTGAAGTCCACCACCGTCATCGTCGAGACCCCGCAGGGAGCATCATGA
- the modA gene encoding molybdate ABC transporter substrate-binding protein, whose protein sequence is MIRRLRPTRLALAVTALTLGTVACGSGAGDSAGGSASSSASQASGGASGSGNGLSGEITVFAAASLKKTFTQIGADLEKANPGTSVKFSFAGSSDLVAQIQQGAPADVFASADTKNMDKVTAESLTSADPVVFASNTLEIAVPPGNPAKITSFADLTKSGTKVVLCAPAVPCGSAAAKVEAAAGVDIKPVSEEQSVTDVLGKVTAGEADAGLVYVTDVLGAGDTVQGIAFPESSAAVNSYPIAALKASKNAALAEAFVEAVTGEGGQQVLADAGFAKAP, encoded by the coding sequence ATGATCCGCCGCCTCCGCCCCACCCGTCTGGCCCTCGCGGTCACCGCGCTCACCCTCGGCACCGTCGCCTGTGGCAGCGGGGCAGGCGACTCGGCCGGTGGGTCCGCGTCGAGCTCTGCGTCGCAGGCCTCGGGCGGGGCCTCGGGCTCGGGCAACGGACTCTCGGGTGAGATCACGGTCTTCGCCGCGGCGTCGCTCAAGAAGACGTTCACCCAGATCGGCGCCGACCTCGAGAAGGCGAACCCCGGGACGAGCGTGAAGTTCAGCTTCGCCGGGTCCTCGGACCTCGTCGCCCAGATCCAGCAGGGCGCCCCCGCCGACGTGTTCGCCTCGGCGGACACGAAGAACATGGACAAGGTGACCGCCGAGTCGCTCACCTCCGCCGACCCCGTCGTGTTCGCCTCGAACACCCTCGAGATCGCCGTGCCCCCCGGCAACCCCGCGAAGATCACCTCGTTCGCCGACCTCACGAAGTCCGGGACCAAGGTCGTGCTCTGCGCGCCGGCCGTCCCGTGCGGTTCGGCCGCGGCGAAGGTCGAGGCGGCTGCCGGCGTCGACATCAAGCCGGTCAGCGAGGAGCAGTCGGTCACCGACGTGCTGGGCAAGGTGACCGCCGGGGAGGCCGACGCGGGCCTCGTCTACGTCACCGACGTCCTGGGCGCCGGCGACACGGTGCAGGGCATCGCCTTCCCGGAGTCGTCCGCCGCCGTGAACTCCTACCCCATCGCCGCCCTCAAGGCCTCGAAGAACGCCGCACTGGCCGAGGCCTTCGTCGAAGCCGTCACCGGTGAGGGCGGGCAGCAGGTCCTCGCCGACGCCGGGTTCGCCAAGGCGCCGTGA
- a CDS encoding ABC transporter permease — protein sequence MGLPAWVFVPAAVGAVFVVLPLLAMLTRVEWAQFPDLVTSESSRAALLLSLRTSAASTVLCVVFGVPMAVVLARTEFRGQSVLRSLVLLPLVLPPVVGGIALLYTFGRRGLLGETIEVLGLQIAFSTTAVVLAQTFVALPFLVVSLEGALRTGGQRYEEVAATLGARPTTVFLRVTLPLVLPGLASGAVLAFARALGEFGATITFAGSLQGVTRTLPLEIYLQRESDPQAAVALSLVLVVVATLVITVTRRSRTAL from the coding sequence CTGGGGCTGCCCGCCTGGGTGTTCGTGCCTGCGGCCGTGGGCGCCGTGTTCGTCGTCCTGCCCCTGCTCGCGATGCTCACGCGGGTCGAGTGGGCGCAGTTCCCCGATCTGGTGACGTCGGAGTCGTCGCGGGCCGCCCTGCTCCTCAGCCTGCGGACCTCCGCAGCGAGCACCGTCCTGTGCGTCGTGTTCGGGGTGCCGATGGCGGTGGTGCTGGCGCGCACCGAGTTCAGGGGCCAGTCCGTGCTGCGCTCCCTCGTCCTGCTCCCCCTCGTGCTGCCGCCGGTCGTCGGCGGCATCGCCCTGCTCTACACCTTCGGCCGCCGGGGACTGCTCGGCGAGACCATCGAGGTCCTCGGCCTCCAGATCGCCTTCTCCACCACCGCCGTCGTCCTCGCCCAGACCTTCGTGGCGCTGCCCTTCCTCGTCGTGAGCCTGGAGGGGGCCTTGCGAACAGGAGGGCAGCGCTACGAGGAGGTCGCCGCCACGCTGGGCGCCCGTCCCACCACGGTCTTCCTGCGCGTCACGCTGCCTCTCGTCCTGCCCGGCCTGGCGTCGGGTGCGGTGCTGGCCTTCGCCCGCGCCCTGGGCGAGTTCGGCGCGACGATCACCTTCGCCGGGAGCCTGCAAGGCGTCACGCGCACGCTCCCCCTCGAGATCTACCTCCAGCGGGAGTCCGATCCCCAAGCAGCAGTGGCTCTTTCGCTGGTCCTCGTCGTCGTCGCCACCCTCGTCATCACCGTCACCCGTCGTTCCAGGACGGCTCTGTGA
- a CDS encoding ABC transporter ATP-binding protein — MSLDAVLRVPGRAVDLALRVDQGRTLALLGANGAGKSTALAAVAGLLHPDEGEIRLGGRILFSANGSGTWVPPHARGVALLAQEARLFPHLSVTDNVAFGPRSAGMPRRDARARAAHWLAEVEASDLADRRPSALSGGQAQRVAIARALATEPELLLLDEPLSALDVEAAPAIRQLLRRVLRDRTTVVVTHDILDAVLLADDVAVLESGRVVEQGPTTRVLSRPTSAFAARIAGLNLVRGTSDHAGTGTAVRTAEGLRVEGLADEALTPGDPAVAVFSPGAVGVYREAPHGSPRNALRATVTDLEPHGHQVRVHTAHVSADITPAAVAELDLAIGTEVVLTVKASEVAVYAA, encoded by the coding sequence GTGAGCCTGGACGCGGTCCTGCGCGTGCCCGGTCGCGCCGTCGACCTGGCCCTGCGCGTGGACCAGGGACGGACCCTGGCGCTGCTCGGCGCCAACGGCGCGGGCAAGTCCACGGCCCTCGCCGCGGTCGCTGGGCTCCTGCACCCTGACGAGGGCGAGATCCGCCTCGGCGGTCGGATCCTGTTCTCCGCCAACGGGTCCGGCACCTGGGTGCCACCCCACGCCCGGGGCGTCGCCCTCCTCGCGCAGGAAGCTCGTCTGTTCCCCCACCTGTCCGTCACCGACAACGTCGCCTTCGGTCCGCGCAGTGCCGGTATGCCGCGTCGCGACGCCCGCGCGCGGGCCGCCCACTGGCTCGCCGAGGTGGAGGCGTCGGACCTCGCCGACCGCCGTCCGTCGGCGCTCTCCGGAGGACAGGCCCAACGCGTGGCCATCGCCAGAGCCCTGGCGACCGAACCCGAGCTGCTGCTGCTCGACGAGCCACTGTCGGCACTCGACGTCGAGGCGGCTCCCGCGATCCGTCAGCTGCTGCGTCGGGTGCTGCGGGACCGCACCACGGTGGTCGTCACGCACGACATCCTCGACGCCGTGCTGCTCGCCGACGACGTCGCCGTGCTCGAGTCCGGACGGGTCGTCGAGCAGGGGCCGACGACCCGGGTGCTCTCGAGACCGACCAGCGCCTTCGCTGCGCGGATCGCCGGGCTCAACCTCGTGCGCGGGACCAGCGACCACGCGGGCACCGGCACAGCCGTCCGGACCGCCGAGGGGCTGCGCGTCGAGGGCCTCGCGGACGAGGCACTCACCCCCGGCGACCCCGCGGTGGCCGTCTTCAGCCCCGGAGCCGTCGGCGTCTACCGGGAGGCCCCGCACGGGAGCCCACGCAACGCCCTGCGGGCCACGGTGACCGACCTCGAGCCGCACGGGCACCAGGTCCGGGTCCACACGGCCCACGTGTCCGCGGACATCACGCCGGCCGCGGTGGCCGAGCTCGACCTCGCCATCGGCACCGAGGTCGTCCTCACGGTGAAGGCGAGCGAGGTGGCGGTCTACGCCGCGTGA
- a CDS encoding VOC family protein, which translates to MDFKIELIPISVSDVDRAKDFYARLGWVAEQDGSPSDDLRFVQVTPPGSACSFCFGTGLGMLPDGQAQYIQVVVEDADAAHAYLADRGIECTPVEQLAWGRFVNFSDPDGNRWVLQELPHRG; encoded by the coding sequence ATGGACTTCAAGATCGAGCTCATCCCCATCTCCGTGTCGGACGTCGACCGGGCCAAGGACTTCTACGCCCGGCTGGGCTGGGTGGCCGAGCAGGACGGTTCGCCGAGTGACGACCTGCGCTTCGTCCAGGTGACCCCGCCGGGTTCGGCCTGCTCCTTCTGCTTCGGCACCGGTCTGGGCATGCTGCCGGACGGGCAGGCGCAGTACATCCAGGTCGTCGTCGAGGACGCCGATGCCGCCCACGCGTACCTCGCCGACCGCGGCATCGAGTGCACCCCCGTCGAGCAGCTCGCCTGGGGTCGCTTCGTGAACTTCAGCGACCCCGACGGGAACCGCTGGGTCCTCCAGGAGCTCCCGCACCGGGGTTGA
- a CDS encoding glycosyltransferase, giving the protein MSRNPPRPLDPVLTVSTEAGSELAFTVVVAAYNTGEALHELVRSLDAQTLPQDRFEVVVVDDGSTDGTSAVLDEVAATRPNWASWWTFERSSRCSGGRPCVEWRQTRTSRCRHHAPSDPTSSAPTGRSRTTSASR; this is encoded by the coding sequence CCCCGACCACTCGACCCGGTGCTCACCGTCTCCACGGAGGCCGGTTCGGAGCTCGCGTTCACCGTCGTCGTGGCGGCGTACAACACCGGCGAGGCGCTGCACGAGCTGGTGCGGTCGCTCGACGCCCAGACGCTGCCGCAGGACCGCTTCGAGGTGGTCGTCGTCGACGACGGCTCGACGGACGGGACCAGCGCCGTCCTCGACGAGGTGGCCGCCACGCGACCCAACTGGGCGTCGTGGTGGACCTTCGAGCGGAGTTCGAGGTGCTCGGGTGGAAGGCCTTGCGTCGAGTGGCGACAGACCCGGACCTCCCGCTGCCGTCACCATGCCCCGAGTGACCCGACGAGCTCCGCGCCTACCGGACGCAGCAGGACAACCTCAGCCTCCAGGTGA